The proteins below come from a single Gavia stellata isolate bGavSte3 chromosome 8, bGavSte3.hap2, whole genome shotgun sequence genomic window:
- the CARF gene encoding calcium-responsive transcription factor, which yields MIVASQSENGQVLHVIPSAQPGMAQVIIPQGQLLDVTSTQDVSEETCGDRNLQTVAVAAIADSASSYILHPQASLTVSKKTTTRVVEDPFPIPLQPLSPNTPAWAHRLRNCEKIGDSYRGYCVSETELESVLTLHKQQTQSVWGTRQSPSPAKPATRLMWKSQYVPYDGIPFVNAGSRAIVMECQYGPRRKGFQPKKAGEQEGASGHLYKATCPARIYIKKVQKFPEYRVPTDPKIDKKIIRMEQEKAFNMLKKNLIDAGGVLRWYVQLPTQQAHQYHEMETSSLPSSPCHFSVSSPEEEEEVVRDENGTLPSRLHPQVADKIRELVSQGIEQVYAVRKQLRKYVERELFKPDEVPERHNLSFFPTVNDIKNHIHEVQKSLRNGEMMYNSESIPATLQWTTDSGNVLTETVTVTFASPPSDGESVITKAESNQSGESLLPETAQLLSSLSSLQPKIFAQLQLKKIQRMLSV from the exons ATGATTGTTGCCAGCCAGTCAGAAAATGGACAGGTGCTGCACGTCATTCCTTCTGCCCAACCAGGAATGGCCCAAGTGATTATTCCTCAAGGTCAACTTCTGGATGTGACCAGCACACAGG ATGTTTCGGAAGAGACGTGTGGTGACAGGAACTTGCAGACTGTGGCAGTGGCTGCTATAGCAGACAGTGCAAGCAGTTATATTCTACATCCACAGGCATCTCTCACCGTATcgaaaaaaacaaccaccag ggtAGTGGAAGATCCCTTTCCCATCCCTCTCCAGCCATTGTCGCCAAATACGCCTGCATGGGCGCACCGTCTCAGGAACTGTGAG AAAATTGGGGACTCATACCGCGGCTATTGTGTGAGCGAGACAGAATTAGAGAGTGTTCTAACGCTACACAAGCAGCAAACACAAAGTGTGTGGGGGACGCGCCAGTCTCCAAGCCCAGCCAAACCTGCCACACGGTTGATGTGGAAATCTCAGTATGTCCCATATGATGGGATCCCCTTTGTCAATGCAG GAAGCAGAGCCATTGTAATGGAGTGCCAGTATGGGCCAAGGAGGAAAGGGTTCCAGCCCAAAAAAGCTGGTGAGCAGGAAGGTGCCTCTGGCCATCTGTACAAAGCCACTTGTCCAGCAAG GATCTATATTAAAAAGGTTCAGAAGTTTCCGGAATACAGAGTTCCTACTGATCCTAAAATTGACAAGAAAATCATAAGAATGGAGCAGGAGAAAGCATTCAACATGCTGAAGAAGAACCTGATAGATGCTGGCGGTGTCCTCAG GTGGTATGTACAGTTACCCACTCAGCAAGCCCACCAATATCATGAAATGGAaacttcctccctcccttcttcacCGTGccatttttctgtgtcttcacctgaggaggaggaggaagttgTTAGAGATGAGAACGGTACTCTGCCTTCCCGACTTCATCCTCAAGTGGCAGACAAGATCCGAGAGCTGGTGTCTCAGGGAATAGAGCAGGTCTATGCAGTGAGGAAGCAACTAAG AAAGTATGTGGAAAGAGAATTATTCAAGCCTGATGAAGTGCCAGAGAGACATAACCTGTCCTTCTTCCCCACTGTGAATGACATCAAGAACCACATTCATGAAGTGCAGAAGTCCCTGAGGAATGGCGAGATGATGTATAATTCAGAAAGTATCCCAGCAACG ctgcaGTGGACCACAGACAGTGGGAATGTTCTCACAGAAACAGTGACTGTTACGTTTGCATCACCACCTTCAGATG GGGAATCAGTCATCACCAAAGCAGAATCCAACCAGAGTGGGGAGTCCTTGCTACCAGAAACAGCTCAGCTGTTGTCTTCGCTCTCTTCACTTCAGCCCAAGATATTTGCACAACTTCAG ctgaagaaaatacagaggatGTTATCTGTGTGA